A single region of the Salvia miltiorrhiza cultivar Shanhuang (shh) chromosome 8, IMPLAD_Smil_shh, whole genome shotgun sequence genome encodes:
- the LOC130997755 gene encoding pentatricopeptide repeat-containing protein At2g32630-like: MSKQGFYQTAKQVFTSVSTSKSNQHTANLIAKSLINSTPKSLKISQSLISKLNPHITHHVLSNPRIPSSCCLRFFKFLRTNQSITPPKPDLESHIIIILRLFGARKFAEAKNILSAAVVDEYLRCPFSELASLVSKSCVEPGVKIKLFDMLFRVYADNSKFDEGLEVFEYMVNSGFEIDKRSCMVYLVALKKCNRFGSLYDFFQKMVECNVMITVYSMTLVIDGLCKRKEVEKARKLMHDLVRRGVKPSAYTFNTFIDAYVKKSDHEGVKEILAAMEKAGVDFNVATYTIRIEWQAKYFGIEDAVKVFEEMSERGVEADVHVYSLMISLYCKVGDIKTAFALFDELVEKGVEPNVLTYGSLIHGVCKMGNMDGAKVLLDEMQSKGIDLNRVIFNTLMDGYCKQGMIDEAWRLQSIMEKKGFDPDVYVYNMIANGLCRLNRHEEAKKVLFSMGVAPNVYSYTTLIDIYSKEGNLVEANRTLHEMEKNGENPSVVTYNALIHGYCRNRQMKEAHQLRRRMEAKGLLPDSYTYTSLVQGECIAGDIDKALKLFGEMQAKNITPDLITYTALISGLSKEGRSEEAFKLYDEIKDAGLTPDDTVYSCLVGSLHAAQT; the protein is encoded by the coding sequence ATGTCCAAGCAAGGATTCTACCAGACCGCAAAACAAGTTTTCACCTCAGTATCTACTTCAAAATCCAATCAACACACCGCTAATTTGATTGCCAAATCCCTCATCAATTCGACCCCAAAATCTCTCAAAATTTCACAATCTCTCATTTCCAAACTGAACCCGCATATCACACACCATGTTCTCTCGAACCCACGAATTCCTAGCTCTTGTTGCCTGCGTTTCTTCAAGTTTCTGCGGACGAATCAGTCTATCACTCCTCCAAAACCCGATCTTGAATCGCACATCATAATCATTCTGCGGCTGTTCGGAGCTAGAAAATTTGCGGAGGCCAAGAATATTTTGAGCGCTGCTGTTGTAGACGAATATCTTCGATGCCCGTTTTCGGAACTAGCTTCGTTAGTGAGTAAAAGTTGTGTAGAACCCGGTGTAAagattaaattatttgatatgtTATTTAGGGTTTATGCTGACAATAGTAAGTTTGATGAGGGTTTGGAGGTTTTCGAGTATATGGTCAATAGCGGGTTCGAAATCGACAAGCGTTCTTGCATGGTTTATTTGGTTGCTTTGAAGAAATGCAACCGTTTTGGCTCCTTGTATGATTTCTTTCAGAAAATGGTAGAATGCAATGTGATGATTACTGTTTATTCGATGACATTGGTTATTGATGGATTGTGTAAAAGAAAGGAAGTCGAAAAGGCAAGAAAATTGATGCACGATTTGGTTAGAAGAGGAGTTAAACCAAGTGCGTATACTTTCAACACTTTTATAGATGCTTATGTGAAGAAATCGGATCACGAGGGAGTGAAAGAGATCTTGGCTGCCATGGAGAAAGCAGGGGTGGATTTCAATGTGGCCACGTATACTATTCGGATCGAGTGGCAAGCGAAATATTTTGGGATTGAAGATGCCGTCAAGGTGTTTGAGGAAATGTCTGAGAGAGGTGTAGAGGCAGATGTTCATGTGTATTCATTGATGATCAGTTTATACTGTAAAGTAGGTGATATTAAGACTGCATTTGCTTTGTTTGATGAGTTGGTGGAGAAGGGGGTGGAGCCTAACGTCCTTACCTATGGTTCGTTGATACACGGCGTGTGCAAGATGGGGAACATGGACGGAGCGAAAGTCTTGCTCGATGAGATGCAGAGCAAAGGAATAGACCTGAACCGAGTTATCTTCAACACGCTGATGGATGGCTACTGTAAGCAAGGGATGATTGATGAAGCTTGGAGACTGCAAAGTATTATGGAGAAGAAAGGATTTGATCCCGATGTCTACGTGTACAATATGATTGCTAATGGTTTATGCAGATTGAACCGGCATGAGGAAGCGAAGAAGGTGCTCTTCTCCATGGGCGTGGCACCAAATGTGTATTCTTACACCACATTGATCGATATATACAGCAAGGAAGGTAATCTTGTTGAAGCTAATAGAACGTTGCACGAGATGGAGAAGAATGGAGAGAACCCAAGCGTTGTGACCTACAACGCATTGATCCACGGATACTGCAGAAACAGACAGATGAAGGAAGCACACCAGTTAAGGAGGAGGATGGAAGCTAAGGGGCTGCTGCCAGATAGTTACACGTACACCTCTCTCGTGCAAGGAGAATGCATAGCAGGGGATATAGACAAGGCGCTGAAGCTCTTCGGAGAGATGCAGGCGAAGAATATAACTCCGGATTTAATAACTTACACTGCATTGATATCAGGGTTGTCCAAAGAGGGGAGATCAGAAGAGGCTTTCAAATTGTACGACGAGATAAAAGATGCTGGTCTCACGCCCGATGATACCGTATACTCTTGTCTTGTGGGCAGCCTCCATGCTGCTCAAACTTAG